The following are encoded in a window of Osmia bicornis bicornis chromosome 15, iOsmBic2.1, whole genome shotgun sequence genomic DNA:
- the LOC114876512 gene encoding probable cysteine--tRNA ligase, mitochondrial isoform X2 has product MNMSMKNLFNYKLRELCYRFVHAETKQKKILQWLKPIGYETNITIYNTLTKCKVPLILKNKNVLNWYVCGPTVYDSAHIGHAMTYMNLDIIRRILSDHFNINTIMVMCITDIDDKIIASSKKKQQNYQTLAKHYENEFIEDMKMLNVIKPHLYCRVTDYIPEIIEFVNGIINKGYGYLTKDGSVYFDTTKYDLYGKLGTPYPESNHPEKKSATDFCLWKAVKQGEPFWKSPWGKGRPGWHIECSTIASTVFGNCVDLHSGGIDLAFPHHENEEAQSCCYHEVQQWVNYWLHCGHLFLDDTKMSKSLNNTINIREFLAKYTANHLRMLCLLTNYRNEVKFSDVILTNAVTTLHKIEHFITDCENYIAGRWNMGNVDEVALLHCLDETKSSIDIALADDFNTAKTMKLLLNLIDVANKMLHKPNDLNKRSIPAIAAVSNYISTMFSRFGILNSLTAEDDRMNNIVEHFVKFRSAVRNRALEQDVKDKIILTACDEARLNLSSCGVTIKDQKNETIWSIKKY; this is encoded by the exons ATGAATATGTCTATGAAAAATCTCTTTAACTACAAGTTACGGGAATTATGTTATCGTTTCGTACATGCTGAAAcaaaacagaagaaaataCTGCAGTGGTTAAAACCCATTGGATACGAAacaaatattacaatatataataCCCTGACAAAATGTAAAGTACCATTAAttttgaagaataaaaatgttcttAATTGGTATGTCTGTGGTCCAACTGTGTATGATTCTGCACATATTGGGCATGCAAT GACTTACATGAATTTGGATATTATTAGAAGAATATTATCAGACCATTTCAATATAAATACTATAATGGTCATGTGTATAACTGATATAGATGATAAAATAATAGCAAGTTCAAAGAAGAAGCAACAAAATTATCAGACGCTTGCTAAACattatgaaaatgaatttatagAAGATATGAAAATGTTAAATGTTATCAAGCCTCACTTGTATTGTAGAGTCACCGATTATATAcctgaaattattgaatttgtTAATGGGATCATAAATAAAGGCTATGGTTATCTTACAAAAGATG GTTCTGTGTATTTTGATACAACTAAATATGACCTTTATGGAAAATTGGGAACCCCATATCCTGAGAGTAATCATCCTGAAAAGAAGTCAGCAACAGACTTTTGTTTATGGAAAGCAGTTAAACAAGGTGAACCATTTTGGAAATCACCATGGGGTAAGGGAAGACCAGGATGGCACATAGAATGTAGTACAATTGCAAG CACAGTTTTTGGAAATTGTGTGGATCTCCATAGTGGCGGAATAGACCTTGCATTTCCACATCATGAAAATGAAGAAGCCCAATCATGCTGTTACCATGAAGTACAGCAATGGGTGAACTATTGGTTACATTGTGGTCACTTATTTTTAGATGATACAAAAATGTCAAAGAGCTTGAATAATACAATTAATATAAGAGAATTTCTTGCAAAATACACAGCGAATCATTTGAGAATGCTTTGCTTACTTACTAATTATAGAAATG AAGTTAAATTTTCTGATGTTATACTGACAAATGCAGTAACTACATTACATAAAATCGAACATTTTATTACCGATTGTGAGAATTACATTGCAGGAAGATGGAATATGGGCAATGTTGATGAAGTTGCATTGTTACAT TGTTTGGACGAAACAAAAAGTAGCATTGATATTGCATTAGCAGACGATTTTAACACTGCAAAAACCATGAAGTTACTTTTAAACTTAATTGATGTAGCaaataaaatgttacataaaCCTAAT GACCTTAACAAGAGAAGTATACCAGCAATAGCTGCAGTGTCAAATTATATATCAACAATGTTTTCAAGATTTGGTATTTTAAATTCCTTGACAGCAGAAGATGATAGAATGAACAATATCGTAGAGCACTTCGTAAAATTCAGAAGCGCTGTTCGAAATAGGGCTTTAGAACAAGATGTAAAAGACAAAATCATACTAACGGCATGCGACGAAGCACGATTAAATCTTTCCTCTTGCGGAGTAACAATAAag GaccagaaaaatgaaactatttggagtattaaaaaatactgA
- the LOC123988530 gene encoding uncharacterized protein LOC123988530: MICVNPIREDRFEMEIFSDASLSGWGAGCEGEQTHGFWSEKEREEHINFFELKAVFYGLKCFAKDKTSCEILLRIDNTTALSYINRMGSIQFPKLANLAKEIWQWCEARNVWIFASYIKSSDNTEADAESRVKQTETEWELADWAYEKVESTFGKFDIDLFASNVNAKCEKFISWHRDPEAWVVDAFTVLWTDMYFYAFPPFAMVLRTIRKIISDKAEGVLIVLFWPTQSWFPLFKALLVSESILFNPEDDLLFDNCRQHHPLRASLSLVAGRLSGKRLG; the protein is encoded by the coding sequence ATGATATGTGTTAATCCTATTAGGGAAGACCGTTTCGAGATGGAAATTTTTAGTGATGCATCCCTGTCTGGCTGGGGGGCTGGTTGTGAAGGAGAGCAAACGCATGGGTTTTGGAGTGAAAAGGAACGAGAGGaacatattaattttttcgaaCTAAAGGCGGTCTTTTATGGGCTGAAATGCTTCGCTAAAGATAAGACCTCGTGTGAAATACTGCTACGCATTGACAATACAACAGCGTTGTCGTATATAAATCGAATGGGCAGTATTCAATTCCCTAAATTGGCAAATTTAGCAAAGGAAATCTGGCAATGGTGCGAAGCGCGTAATGTGTGGATTTTCGCGTCTTACATTAAGTCTAGCGACAATACAGAAGCTGATGCAGAGTCCAGAGTGAAACAGACTGAAACCGAGTGGGAATTAGCAGATTGGGCTTATGAAAAGGTAGAATCTACATTCGGGAAGTTTGACATAGATTTGTTCGCGTCAAACGTAAATGCAAAATGCGAAAAGTTCATCTCCTGGCACAGAGATCCAGAAGCTTGGGTTGTAGACGCGTTTACGGTGCTGTGGACTGACATGTATTTTTATGCCTTTCCGCCGTTCGCCATGGTTTTAAGAACAATTCGGAAAATAATCTCGGACAAGGCAGAAGGGGTTTTGATAGTGCTATTTTGGCCTACACAATCGTGGTTTCCACTTTTTAAAGCATTACTCGTATCAGAATCAATTCTTTTTAATCCTGAAGATGATTTGTTATTTGATAATTGCAGACAACACCACCCGTTACGAGCGTCGCTTTCCCTGGTTGCCGGGAGATTATCGGGCAAGCGTTTAGGTTAA
- the LOC114876523 gene encoding uncharacterized protein LOC114876523: MSVTPRRSSRRRRSESEDPFLRKLRCLEEEYRRSRFRHGRTRSRRRGSDSSHNRRCSADDSDKENGERIAGVYRRTSHSNQSHLTSSKRDRSSSLSDEVSGECHRRAPSRSSRRRSYSSEKDTLISAIESDREGGECNPRDTSRPSHISLESAKQTDTEGTLGLLGDDPAKDTQKGPDIHVAVAERWDKILRDGLSKDQKRDLQDKYPTIGNCPLTRAPKLNPEIKTALSALAGKKDHYQYLAQNQLGAGINAIGAALTEVLKAEKSIELAVDSTKFIERLADAGRILADLHHDMSKTRKSFIVPGLNPIVKQIADESPIDGLLFGEKFSENLKGAKVMEKASKDVIKQGGSCYRKSIGTTSRDENRRFQSSRWKQSGYPSHHQGEKLNWRRPFGMNYRGTQRKGQKSKEPRPKDNSQHKD; this comes from the coding sequence ATGAGCGTAACACCCCGGAGAAGTTCACGGAGGCGAAGAAGCGAGTCAGAAGACCCTTTTTTAAGGAAGTTGCGATGCCTGGAAGAAGAATACAGGCGGTCGCGTTTTCGACACGGGCGCACGAGATCTCGGCGAAGGGGCTCGGACTCTAGCCATAACAGGCGATGTAGTGCAGATGACTCTGATAAAGAGAATGGCGAGCGTATCGCAGGTGTATACAGACGAACGTCACATTCTAATCAGAGTCACTTAACCTCATCCAAAAGGGACCGTTCATCAAGTTTGTCTGATGAAGTGAGCGGCGAGTGCCATCGGCGAGCTCCATCACGCTCGAGTCGGAGACGTTCGTATTCGAGTGAGAAGGATACGCTGATTTCAGCGATCGAGTCTGACAGAGAGGGCGGTGAGTGTAATCCGAGAGATACGTCACGTCCTAGTCACATATCACTTGAATCGGCAAAACAGACCGATACCGAGGGAACGTTGGGCTTACTTGGAGATGATCCAGCCAAAGACACCCAAAAAGGTCCCGATATTCATGTAGCTGTAGCGGAACGCTGGGATAAAATATTGCGAGATGGTCTATCGAAAGATCAAAAGCGCGATCTTCAAGATAAATATCCTACAATCGGTAATTGTCCTCTAACCAGAGCGCCAAAACTTAACCCCGAAATCAAGACTGCCTTATCGGCGCTTGCGGGAAAAAAGGACCACTACCAGTACCTGGCCCAAAATCAGCTGGGAGCGGGAATTAATGCTATCGGCGCAGCATTAACGGAGGTGTTAAAGGCGGAGAAAAGCATTGAATTGGCGGTCGATTCCACAAAATTTATTGAACGCCTTGCCGATGCAGGTAGAATCCTAGCGGACTTGCACCATGATATGTCAAAAACAAGAAAATCGTTTATTGTACCAGGATTAAATCCTATTGTAAAACAGATTGCGGATGAAAGTCCGATCGATGGCCTATTATTCGGAGAAAAATTCTCCGAAAATCTCAAAGGCGCAAAAGTCATGGAAAAAGCTTCCAAGGATGTGATAAAGCAAGGGGGAAGCTGCTACCGGAAGAGTATTGGTACCACGTCACGAGATGAAAATCGTAGATTCCAGTCATCGCGTTGGAAGCAAAGTGGATATCCCAGCCATCATCAAGGCGAGAAGTTAAACTGGCGTCGTCCCTTCGGTATGAATTATCGAGGCACTCAGCGGAAGGGACAGAAATCGAAAGAGCCCCGGCCCAAGGACAATAGTCAGCACAAGGATTAG
- the LOC114876512 gene encoding probable cysteine--tRNA ligase, mitochondrial isoform X1 yields MNMSMKNLFNYKLRELCYRFVHAETKQKKILQWLKPIGYETNITIYNTLTKCKVPLILKNKNVLNWYVCGPTVYDSAHIGHAMTYMNLDIIRRILSDHFNINTIMVMCITDIDDKIIASSKKKQQNYQTLAKHYENEFIEDMKMLNVIKPHLYCRVTDYIPEIIEFVNGIINKGYGYLTKDGSVYFDTTKYDLYGKLGTPYPESNHPEKKSATDFCLWKAVKQGEPFWKSPWGKGRPGWHIECSTIASTVFGNCVDLHSGGIDLAFPHHENEEAQSCCYHEVQQWVNYWLHCGHLFLDDTKMSKSLNNTINIREFLAKYTANHLRMLCLLTNYRNEVKFSDVILTNAVTTLHKIEHFITDCENYIAGRWNMGNVDEVALLHCLDETKSSIDIALADDFNTAKTMKLLLNLIDVANKMLHKPNDLNKRSIPAIAAVSNYISTMFSRFGILNSLTAEDDRMNNIVEHFVKFRSAVRNRALEQDVKDKIILTACDEARLNLSSCGVTIKVKYLNNLFRKCISYAM; encoded by the exons ATGAATATGTCTATGAAAAATCTCTTTAACTACAAGTTACGGGAATTATGTTATCGTTTCGTACATGCTGAAAcaaaacagaagaaaataCTGCAGTGGTTAAAACCCATTGGATACGAAacaaatattacaatatataataCCCTGACAAAATGTAAAGTACCATTAAttttgaagaataaaaatgttcttAATTGGTATGTCTGTGGTCCAACTGTGTATGATTCTGCACATATTGGGCATGCAAT GACTTACATGAATTTGGATATTATTAGAAGAATATTATCAGACCATTTCAATATAAATACTATAATGGTCATGTGTATAACTGATATAGATGATAAAATAATAGCAAGTTCAAAGAAGAAGCAACAAAATTATCAGACGCTTGCTAAACattatgaaaatgaatttatagAAGATATGAAAATGTTAAATGTTATCAAGCCTCACTTGTATTGTAGAGTCACCGATTATATAcctgaaattattgaatttgtTAATGGGATCATAAATAAAGGCTATGGTTATCTTACAAAAGATG GTTCTGTGTATTTTGATACAACTAAATATGACCTTTATGGAAAATTGGGAACCCCATATCCTGAGAGTAATCATCCTGAAAAGAAGTCAGCAACAGACTTTTGTTTATGGAAAGCAGTTAAACAAGGTGAACCATTTTGGAAATCACCATGGGGTAAGGGAAGACCAGGATGGCACATAGAATGTAGTACAATTGCAAG CACAGTTTTTGGAAATTGTGTGGATCTCCATAGTGGCGGAATAGACCTTGCATTTCCACATCATGAAAATGAAGAAGCCCAATCATGCTGTTACCATGAAGTACAGCAATGGGTGAACTATTGGTTACATTGTGGTCACTTATTTTTAGATGATACAAAAATGTCAAAGAGCTTGAATAATACAATTAATATAAGAGAATTTCTTGCAAAATACACAGCGAATCATTTGAGAATGCTTTGCTTACTTACTAATTATAGAAATG AAGTTAAATTTTCTGATGTTATACTGACAAATGCAGTAACTACATTACATAAAATCGAACATTTTATTACCGATTGTGAGAATTACATTGCAGGAAGATGGAATATGGGCAATGTTGATGAAGTTGCATTGTTACAT TGTTTGGACGAAACAAAAAGTAGCATTGATATTGCATTAGCAGACGATTTTAACACTGCAAAAACCATGAAGTTACTTTTAAACTTAATTGATGTAGCaaataaaatgttacataaaCCTAAT GACCTTAACAAGAGAAGTATACCAGCAATAGCTGCAGTGTCAAATTATATATCAACAATGTTTTCAAGATTTGGTATTTTAAATTCCTTGACAGCAGAAGATGATAGAATGAACAATATCGTAGAGCACTTCGTAAAATTCAGAAGCGCTGTTCGAAATAGGGCTTTAGAACAAGATGTAAAAGACAAAATCATACTAACGGCATGCGACGAAGCACGATTAAATCTTTCCTCTTGCGGAGTAACAATAAaggtaaaatatttgaataatttgttTCGTAAATGCATTTCATATGCaatgtaa
- the LOC114876514 gene encoding ribosome production factor 2 homolog: MPVINRIVKPNTHRGKRAILKKEPKLIEGAKQTLCYKGKNSSAIVLDFMKDLYTLKKPDASLLQKKNDVLPFEDVTLLEKFAMKYNAPLFMFALHNKKRPHNLVLGRMYEHTLLDMAEFGVENYKGLKDFKIPKVSEGIKPLLVFNGELFENNHELNRIKNLLVDMFQREPVEKIRLQGLEHVLSFTAVENKIMLRSYRILLKKSDCRTPRIELEEIGPRADLVCRRTKLASEDLFKQACKKPKELKVKKKKNVSTDNLGTTFGRIHVGAQNLNSIQTRKMKGLKKTMAEKKAEMKRKNTEIQVSDDSSKRSKNTTDSAD, from the exons ATGCCTGTAATAAACAGAATAGT AAAGCCAAATACCCATAGAGGTAAAAGAGctattttaaagaaagaacCAAAATTGATAGAAGGTGCTAAACAAACTCTGTGTTACAAAGGTAAAAACAGTTCTGCAATAGTACTGGATTTTATGAAAGATCTG TATACTCTGAAGAAACCAGATGCatcattattgcaaaagaaaaatgatgtaCTACCATTTGAAGATGTAACACTACTTGAAAAATTTGCTATGAAGTATAACGCTCCTCTCTTCATGTTTGCTTTACATAATAAAAAACGTCCTCATAATCTTGTATTGGGAAGAATGTACGAGCATACATTATTAGATATGGCAGAATTTGGTgtagaaaattataaaggtTTAAAAGACtttaaaattccaaaagtTTCAGAGGGAATTAAACCTTTGTTAGTTTTTAATGGAGaactttttgaaaataatcatgaacttaatagaattaaaaacCTCCTTGTGGATATGTTTCAAAGAGAGCCAGTTGAAAAGATTAGATTACAAGGTCTTGAGCATGTTCTCAGTTTCACAGCTGTtgagaataaaataatgttaagAAGCTATAGGATACTTTTGAAAAAGTCTGACTGTAGAACACCAAGGATCGAATTGGAAGAAATAGGACCAAGGGCAGATTTAGTATGTAGGCGTACTAAACTTGCTTCTGAAGATCTCTTTAAACAAGCATGCAAGAAGCCAAAAGAATTGAag gttaaaaagaagaagaatgtCTCTACAGATAATCTTGGCACAACCTTTGGTCGTATACATGTCGGGGCACAAAATCTTAATAGCATTCAAACAAGAAAGATGAAAGGACTTAAGAAAACCATGGCAGAAAAGAAAGctgaaatgaaacgaaaaaatacagaaattcAAGTCAGTGATGACAGTTCAAAAAGGTCTAAGAATACTACTGATTCAGCcgattaa